Proteins encoded by one window of Puntigrus tetrazona isolate hp1 chromosome 25, ASM1883169v1, whole genome shotgun sequence:
- the tmem138 gene encoding transmembrane protein 138 produces MLQTNNYSLVLLIQLALLTFDLFVNSFSELLRTAPVIQLVLFIIQDIGILFNVIIILLMMFNTYVFQVGLVSLLLERFRALLILSALYLTLSICFHCWVMNLRWMESNRFVWTDGLQVLFVFQRLAAVLYYYFYKRTTEYLGDPRLYEDSPWLRDAFARARQ; encoded by the exons ATGCTCCAGACCAATAACTATTCGCTGGTGCTGCTGATCCAGCTGGCgctgctgacctttgacctgttcGTCAACTCCTTCAGTGAGCTGCTGCGGACCGCGCCGGTCATACAGCTCGTGCTCTTCAT AATCCAGGACATCGGCATCCTGTTTAACGTGATCATCATCCTTCTCATGATGTTCAACACATACGTGTTCCAGGTGGGGCTGGTGTCTCTGCTGCTGGAGCGGTTCCGAGCGCTGCTGATACTGTCTGCTCTCTACCTGACTCTCAGCATCTGCTTTCACTGCTGGGTCAtg AACCTGAGGTGGATGGAGTCCAATCGTTTCGTGTGGACGGACGGCCTGCAGGTCCTCTTTGTGTTCCAGAGACTGG CTGCCGTGTTGTATTACTACTTCTACAAACGCACGACCGAGTATCTGGGAGACCCCAGACTCTACGAAGATTCCCCGTGGCTCCGCGACGCGTTCGCTCGAGCGCGGCAGTGA
- the tmem258 gene encoding transmembrane protein 258 — protein sequence MELEAMTRYTSPVNPAVFPHLTVVLLAIGMFFTAWFFVYEVTSTKYTRDLYKELLISLVASLFMGFGVLFLLLWVGIYV from the exons ATG GAGTTGGAGGCCATGACGAGATACACCAGTCCGGTGAACCCGGCCGTGTTTCCTCACCTCACCGTGGTGCTGCTGGCCATCGGCATGTTCTTCACCGCCTGGTTCTTCGT ATACGAGGTGACGTCCACGAAGTACACGCGAGATCTGTACAAAGAGCTGCTCATTTCTCTGGTGGCGTCGCTCTTCATGGGCTTCGGCGTCCTGTTCCTCTTGCTGTGGGTCGGCATTTATGTCTga